In Vespula vulgaris chromosome 10, iyVesVulg1.1, whole genome shotgun sequence, the following are encoded in one genomic region:
- the LOC127067157 gene encoding fibrillin-1-like, with product MTRKSFELYGCFIFLLIVQLEQLLLLQKGGIIVEARMEAQFEKCCGLGTSWAMEGLKCEKFTGPVSGVPRVEQGLCLEAVDICCVRTYHDQQCEKGKADARNGLACVTSTSVKIPRRGDYHRDCCEGCKLGILAGSMGQGCSFKTFTFGIPWDPAFLQCCYEALPNTTLATDTTYSTLSSDSNTETESETSLSSSSMTSPSSESSSSSSSSPSSPFSTDSTTIPTPPLDDICQLMKGLLCTDICIPTPGSYYCACREGFTLLEDEKTCRQDLPTDRCKSTNPCEQRCTDTGVAVLCSCNPGFELADDKRSCIPKSTTNSTGSTETDEDNELLPLCPAGYRYDSTLQVCNDINECLERKVQCPGRCENTIGSFRCIVKTQKKAAYEACPPGYQWDARTKVCTDIDECIVTPNVCIESTHFCVNTQGSFSCLEMVGIKSCPAGFKFDKISQICKDVDECAEGIHSCLEETEECRNIAGAYECDIKCQKGFVYSISFGNCIDLNECTETIMPCPEPGTQCVNTIGGYECTRMSRSKDSISFDSSLNKTVWNFDCPAGFKSSPNLTENCIDINECTEQLHICESDERCLNVIGSYRCELLIYTDGNDNEEEEQQQKRERGTILYNRDYKTGIQTTIPTTMNEMNGLSCDSGYKFDPKTRLCVDVDECVSGIAVCRVGERCVNSLGTYGCYPACLPGFKPYGKPGSNGKEDCRDIDECSLGLHTCNNSQVCRNTNGSYVCQTLTTTTSTTTIRTSTADWTTNWTTLRTTIDSRANRIQINDRQWSVEPCALGYRRNPATGQCIDIDECVTGPGCRDHERCRNTLGGYECSPLCSTGWYFSTTTKSCQDVDECLLGRHDCPQVTHQCINTNGSYHCQLIPPCQSGFKRAFNRSCVDIDECSENLHDCRLQLYQYCVNKEGSYECLTRLPSCSSGYEYSLQSRRCEDVDECLNGEHTCDSRLSQRCINLPGTYRCEQPPIPEQHQRQRPACPSGFRYNSRLRKCTDIDECAEGLDSCGEEICYNQPGGYSCAKAPIPITRKPPTTPMTPAADQKCLKGTKFVRNRGCVDIDECREIEDACSSNEQCINTMGSYTCNCRTGFRRDNLTQACIDINECQLKENDCLPTQRCDNTIGSYICTRFLPCGTGYTLNAATEICEDDDECLLGTHDCSEGYHCRNTLGSYRCDRNPRVTTPQALVATTISTTTTTMAPFSVSPNVSPVNCPRGFESSGNKCVDIDECQRVPSPCGRTMQRCVNTIGSYKCMSRVICGNGFTLDSTTGQHCIDIDECTDNSHDCSPEQICENRQGGYVCKCPAGHTDGPNKDCVDIDECSIYGSGICGMNGRCENTVGSYRCSCDTGFENIVGTSGGMCQDVDECQRTPGLCQHYCMNVWGSYRCGCEPGFRLNADNRSCTDIDECEEFKENNLCVGICENTPGSYACKCPDGYKLGTDGRTCQDIDECSIGPGCRDPNEMCQNTRGGFRCNRIDCPAGYVKDHEKRNRCVRESRFCQSNDYACFRMPSHYSYNYITFVSMFPLPPSGYIELFTMRGTHLPGSNIQFTMALLEVRAPPGITRATESCFSLKRPSINQGVIAMTRSIQGPQEIELNLSMEIYHNSLFVGSVVAKLFIYVSQYEF from the exons ATGACGCGAAAAAGTTTCGAACTCTACGGCTGCTTCATCTTTCTTCTGATCGTCCAGTTGGAGCAATTGTTACTATTGCAGAAGGGAG GGATTATCGTTGAAGCTAGAATGGAAGcacaatttgaaaaatgttgCGGCCTTGGTACTTCATGGGCAATGGAAGGACTTAAATGTGAGAAATTTACTGGACCAGTCAGTGGGGTACCTAGAGTCGAACAGGGTCTCTGTTTAGAAGCTGTAGATATTTGTTGCGTGCGAACTTATCACGATCAACAgtgtgaaaaaggaaaagctgATGCTCGAAATGGCTTGGCTTGCGTTACGAGCACCAGCGTGAAAATACCAAGACGAGGAGATTATCATCGTGATTGTTGTGAGGGTTGCAAGCTCG GAATACTTGCCGGTTCTATGGGCCAAGGTTGCTCATTCAAAACATTCACTTTTGGAATCCCATGGGATCCTGCATTTTTACAATGTTGTTACGAAGCATTACCGAACACTACATTGGCTACGGATACTACATATTCTACGCTTTCATCCGATAGCAATACGGAAACCGAATCTGAGACTTCTCTATCCAGTTCCTCAATGACGTCTCCATCTTCGGAatcgtcttcttcctcttcgtcctcgccttcttctcctttctcgacCGATTCGACGACAATTCCTACGCCTC CGTTGGACGATATTTGTCAACTGATGAAAGGTCTTCTCTGTACCGACATATGTATACCAACTCCAGGATCTTATTATTGCGCTTGTCGCGAAGGATTTACTCTTCTGGAAGATGAAAAAACTTGTAGACAAGATCTACCGACCGATAG ATGTAAGTCCACTAATCCTTGCGAGCAACGATGTACAGACACTGGTGTAGCAGTCCTTTGCAGTTGCAATCCTGGATTCGAATTGGCCGATGACAAACGTTCCTGTATTCCGAAATCAACAACGAACAGTACTGGATCGACTGAAACCGACGAGGATAACGAATTGTTACCTCTTTGTCCTGCTGGTTATCGCTATGATTCTACTTTACAGGTTTGCAATG ATATAAACGAATGCTTGGAAAGAAAGGTTCAGTGTCCAGGACGATGTGAAAATACCATAGGATCGTTCAGATGTATCGtgaaaacacaaaaaaaggCAGCTTACGAAGCCTGTCCTCCTGGATATCAATGGGATGCTCGGACTAAGGTTTGCACAG ATATTGATGAATGTATCGTAACAccaaatgtatgtatagaaaGTACACATTTTTGTGTAAACACGCAAGGTAGTTTTTCCTGTCTTGAAATGGTAGGTATAAAGTCATGTCCTGCGGGATTCAAATTCGACAAGATATCTCAGATATGCAAAg ACGTAGATGAATGTGCTGAAGGGATACATAGTTGTTTGGAGGAGACAGAAGAGTGTAGAAATATTGCTGGAGCTTATGAGTGTGATATTAAGTGTCAGAAGGGATTCGTTTATAGTATTAGTTTTGGAAATTGTATTG ATTTGAATGAATGCACTGAAACCATTATGCCTTGTCCCGAACCTGGAACACAATGCGTTAATACGATCGGTGGTTACGAATGTACAAGAATGTCCAGATCCAAGGATTCCATTTCTTTTGATTCTTCGTTGAATAAAACGGTGTGGAATTTTGATTGTCCTGCTGGTTTTAAATCGTCACCAAATCTCACGGAAAATTGTATCGATATTAACGAATGCACTGAACAGCTTCATATCTGTGAATCGGACGAGCGATGTCTCAATGTTATCGGTAGTTACAG atGTGAACTGTTAATATATACTGACGGAAATgataatgaagaagaagaacaacagcaaaaaagagaaagaggtacaATTTTGTACAATAGGGATTACAAAACAGGAATTCAAACGACGATACCTACGACGATGAATGAAATGAACGGCTTATCGTGTGATTCTGGATATAAGTTCGATCCAAAAACTAGATTATGCGTTG ACGTGGATGAATGTGTTAGTGGGATAGCTGTATGCCGTGTAGGAGAACGTTGCGTGAATTCTTTGGGTACTTACGGATGTTATCCAGCCTGTTTGCCAGGATTTAAGCCGTACGGAAAGCCTGGATCTAACGGAAAAGAGGATTGCCGAGACATAGACGAATGTTCGCTTGGTTTGCACACCTGCAATAATTCTCAAGTCTGTCGTAATACCAATGGTTCTTACGTTTGTCAGACGTTGACTACTACTACGAGCACGACAACGATCAGAACAAGTACTGCAGACTGGACAACGAACTGGACTACTTTAAGGACAACGATTGATTCTCGTGCGAATAGGATACAA ATCAATGATCGTCAGTGGAGTGTGGAACCATGTGCATTGGGATACAGAAGAAATCCTGCAACAGGACAATGCATTGACATAGATGAATGTGTAACAGGACCAGGTTGTCGAGATCACGAGCGATGTCGTAATACTCTCGGTGGTTACGAATGTTCTCCGCTTTGCAGCACTGGTTGGTACTTCAGCACGACGACGAAGAGTTGTCAGGACGTCGACGAATGTCTTTTGGGTAGACACGATTGTCCACAAGTGACCCATCAATGTATTAACACGAATGGTTCCTATCATTGCCAATTGATACCACCTTGTCAAAGTGGATTCAAACGTGCCTTTAATAGAAGCTGCGTTGATATCGATGAATGTTCTGAAAATCTTCACGATTGTCGTTTACAACTTTATCAATATTGTGTCAACAAAGAAGGCAGCTATGAGTGTTTAACACGTTTGCCTTCCTGTTCATCGGGTTATGAATATTCTTTGCAGAGCAGACGTTGCGAAGACGTGGACGAATGCTTAAACGGTGAACATACTTGTGATTCGAGACTTTCACAAAGATGTATCAATCTGCCAGGTACTTACAG GTGCGAACAACCACCAATACCCGAACAACATCAACGTCAACGACCGGCTTGTCCTTCTGGATTTCGGTATAATTCAAGATTGAGAAAATGCACAG ACATTGATGAATGTGCCGAAGGATTGGATAGCTGTGGCGAAGAGATTTGTTACAATCAACCAGGTGGTTATAGTTGTGCCAAAGCACCGATTCCGATAACTAGAAAGCCACCTACGACTCCGATGACACCGGCAGCCGATCAAAAGTGTTTAAAGGGTACGAAATTCGTGAGAAATCGTGGATGCGTCGATATCGATGAGTGTCGAGAAATCGAGGATGCTTGCAGTAGCAACGAACAATGTATTAATACTATGGGAAGTTATACTTGCAATTGTAGAACCGGATTCAGACGCGATAATCTTACACAAGCTTGCATTGATATAAACGAATGCCAATTAAAG GAAAACGATTGTCTACCAACCCAACGTTGCGATAATACCATAGGTAGCTATATTTGTACACGTTTCTTACCTTGCGGCACCGGTTACACGCTAAATGCAGCGACTGAAATATGCGAAGATGATGACGAATGTCTTCTTGGTACGCACGATTGTAGCGAAGGTTATCATTGTCGAAATACTCTTGGTTCTTATCGTTGCGATCGGAATCCACGAGTGACAACTCCTCAGGCTCTTGTCGCTACGACGATTTCAACAACTACCACGACAATGGCACCATTTTCTGTGTCTCCTAACGTTTCACCTGTTAATTGTCCACGCGGTTTCGAATCTTCTGGAAATAAGTGTGTAGATATCGATGAGTGTCAGAGAGTGCCAAGTCCTTGTGGTAGAACCATGCAACGTTGCGTCAATACTATTGGCTCGTACAA gTGCATGTCGAGAGTAATCTGTGGTAATGGATTCACTTTGGATTCTACGACTGGTCAGCACTGTATAGATATTGACGAGTGTACTGATAACAGTCACGATTGTTCACCTGAACAGATCTGCGAGAACAGGCAAGGTGGATATGTTTGCAAGTGTCCAGCTGGACATACCGATGGTCCCAATAAAGATTGCGTTGACATCGATGAATGTAGTATTTACGGGAGTGGTATATGTGGCATGAATGGTCGTTGTGAGAACACTGTTGGTTCGTATCGATGTTCTTGTGATACAGGATTTGAAAATATTGTCGGTACATCTGGTGGAATGTGCCAG GATGTCGATGAGTGCCAACGAACTCCAGGATTATGTCAGCATTATTGCATGAACGTTTGGGGTAGCTATAGATGTGGTTGCGAACCAGGTTTTAGATTAAACGCGGATAATCGTTCCTGCACTGACATAGACGAGTGTGAAGAGTtcaaggaaaataatctttgtgTTGGTATATGCGAGAACACGCCAGGTAGTTACGCTTGTAAATGTCCCGATGGTTATAAACTCGGCACCGATGGTCGAACGTGTCaag ATATCGACGAGTGTTCCATTGGACCAGGTTGCAGAGATCCCAATGAGATGTGTCAAAATACGCGAGGTGGCTTTAGGTGTAACAGGATCGATTGTCCTGCAGGATACGTCAAAGATCACGAGAaacgaaa tCGCTGCGTTCGTGAATCCAGGTTTTGTCAAAGCAATGATTATGCTTGCTTCCGAATGCCTTCTCATTATTCTTACAATTACATCACCTTCGTGAGCATGTTTCCGTTACCACCAAGTGGTTATATTGAGCTCTTTACTATGCGGGGAACTCATCTACCAGGATCCAACATACAATTCACTATGGCACTTCTAGAAGTACGTGCGCCACCCGGTATAACTCGTGCCACCGAATCTTGCTTTTCACTGAAAAGGCCTTCAATTAATCAAGGCGTTATAGCGATGACTCGTAGCATCCAAGGACCACAAGAGATCGAGCTTAATCTCAGTATGGAGATCTATCATAATTCCCTTTTCGTTGGTAGCGTAGTAGCCAAACTCTTTATCTATGTGTCACAATACGAGTTCTAA